The Maridesulfovibrio sp. genomic sequence CTGCTGCTGGATAAATTCAAGCCTGACTACCTGATCAATACCGGGGTGGCTGGAGCCTTTCCAGGCAATATAAATATCGGAGATATTGTGGTGTCATCGGAAGTTCGCCATTACGATGCCGATGCCACAGCCTTTGATTACGAAATGGGACAGATTCCACAAATGCCTGCAGCTTATAAGGCGGACAAATTATTGCTCGGTCTGGCGCAGAAAGCATGGATCAACGAGGGTGGCATCAGTGTGCATCAGGGACCTGTGCTTTCCGGCGACTCTTTCATTCATACTCCGCAACAAATTTCACAGATTGAGAATAAATTTCCAGATGTTATGGCAGTTGAAATGGAAGGGGCTGCCATCGCTCAGACCGGTTTTCTGTTCAACGTGCCTTTCATCCTGATCCGCTCCATCTCAGATAAAGTGCACGAGGAAGGCAGCAGTGCAGTATATGAGCAGAGCATGGAGCAGGCCGCTGCTAACTCTGTACGTATGGTTTTGTCGATGTTGGAAGAGTTATGATGTGCTCTCGCTGTGATGAAAATGCGGCTTAAACCCTTTTTGTAAAGAAGGCTTTATGAATCCTAATAACTTTTTAATAGGCTTAATTGCTTTGTTTTGAGAGATTGGACATGAATAAAATTGAGAGTTTTAAAATAGATCATACTAGGCTTAAGCGTGGGATTTATGTTTCCCGCCGTGATAAAATTGGTTCCGAAAATATTACCACCTTCGACCTGCGAGTCAAAGAGCCCAACAATGAGCCTGCTCTTGACCCGGCCGCAGCGCATACTCTGGAACATATCGGGGCAACCTTCCTGCGTAATCATGCTGAGTATGGAGACAACATTATTTACTTCGGCCCCATGGGCTGTCTGACCGGATTTTATCTGTTGCTCAACGGCAGGTACGATTCAAAAGATGCGCTTGGCTTAATTAAGGAATTGTTCAAGTTTGCAGCTGAGTTTGAGGGTGAAGTTCCCGGTGCATCCGCAGTGGAATGCGGTAATTATGCCCTGATGGATTTGCCATTGGCAAAAGAAGAGGCTGCGAAATATTATGCAGAAGTGCTTGATGGGATCGCTGAAGATAATTTGAACTATCCTGAATAATCAGATTGTACGGTGTAGCCCCGTAGATAGGGCTTTTAAATGAGCGGAAAAAGAAAAAGCCGTTACAACTGGTTGTAACGGCTATTCTAGGCAGGTGGTGCCGAGGGACAGAATTGAACTGCCGACACGGGGATTTTCAGTCCCCTGCTCTACCGACTGAGCTACCTCGGCGCCGGAGAAATCGTTTTTACGCAGATCGTAAAACGAAGTCAACAATTATTTAATAATTAAAATGAATATTTGATTAACTCTGGTCCGATATGGCGTTTATGACAGCTATCTGGGTTTCTTCCCTGAATTCGCCCATAATTATATCTTCAATTATTTCTCGTAGTAATTCTTTGCTGATTTTATTTTCAGCAATCCATACCACAAAGTTTTCCATTTCCTGAATAAACAAGGAAATACAATGGTCATAGCCGTTTAATGATATAAAGAACGCGCTTAAAGCGATAGATGTTCTTTTGTTTCCATCATTGAAGGCATGGTTTTTGTTGATAGAGAAGCAAAGATGGGTAATTTTATCTAAGAATTCAGGATAATATAAGTCGTTTTTGATGTGTTCAAGTACGCTTTCCAAGATTCCAGAATTGAGTACTCCATGAGTCCCGCCGGATTCGGAAATTATATAATCATGGATTTCAATAGCATGCGTTATGTCAAGGTATAGAACTTTCATGTCTATTTGTCCTTGAGCCTTTTGAATACAGCAATATTTTCGTTAATACGTTCTTTGAGGTCTTTGCTTTTTTCGCCAAGGAAACGTTCGAAGTCACTTTCAGGAACGCTTTGAATGTAAGCTTCGAGCTTAGAGTGTAAAGCGTCTCTAAAGCAGAGATCTCTGCTGGCCATCTTTGTTCTTGCTTTAATAATTAATGGTTTGAATAGAGGTTGTTCTGCAAAACGGATGAATGTGGTGTTGGCCTCTTGTGCTGTGAGGGGGCGGCCAAGTTCGCCTGCCTTTGTTTCAAGTTCCGCAGCAAGTCCCGCCTCAAAGCTTGCTATAAGATCAAGTACTTCTGCATACAAGGTGTCCCGAACTTTTTCTTTGGCGGCCAAGTTTAATATCTTTTTGTATTCTTTAGCGTTTTCTTTAAAAATGCTTTCGTAAACCAAATTCGTATACTTCCCGTATTTCCATTTCGGAGCATGGATGTATTTGTCCACTGCGTCGGTAAATTGCTTTCGGTAGTTTTCTTCCTGAAATGCTGCGGGAAGATAGTCTTCATCTCTTTGGTTGATATATTTCGTTCGTCCACCTGATTTGTGAGCTATTGTGTCAATGACAATGCTTAATATTCTGCTTCTGATTATTTTTGCTTTTTCGCTTTCGGTCAGCAGCATTGCCAGGTTGAGCACTGATTTAAAGTTAAATATTCCAAGTGATTGAGCTGACTGACCGACATTTATGTCGGCCAGCTTTGATAAGTGTTTGAAATCTTTTAAACTTTTGCCTTTTAAGAGTGTATATCCATTCTTTTCGAGTTCTTCTCCATGGGTAGAAAGATACCTTTCGATAGTGCGAACATCCACTTCCAGAAAATCAGCCACCTGCTGTTTAAGAAATACAGGGCATCCTTTCCATTGAAAGCCGACTAGTCCTATAGTTTCCTGTAATTTTTCAATGGCGAACGGATTATTAAGGATGTTCTGTCTGTCTATGCTGGATTGGGTGAGTGATGTTATTTCAGCCATTGTTTTCTCGAATTGTTGAGCGTGAATAAGTTGTTCAAAATATAGATACTATTTTATTGTAAGTCCATAAAAGTAGAAATGGCTCCTGAACCTGTCTGTTCAGAAGCCATTTTTACTGGTTATTAGATTTATTTGGTTACTTCCCGTTCATCTTTTCCAGGACTTTATACAAGGCTTGAGTTCCTAGTTCTTCATACCCCAGAGCCATAGCTGAGATGTAGAACTGGTTGACCAGCGCCAGACCGGGCAGGGATAGATTCATCCTTTTGGCCTCATCAAGGGCGATGCCCATGTCTTTGACAAAATGCTTGATAAAGAATCCGGGATTGAAATCATCATCCGCAATGCGCCGTCCAAGGTTGTTGATGGACCATGACCCGGCAGCACCCGAACCGATTACGTCGATGACTTCATTGAGATCCATGCCGGCTTTGTAGGCATAGAGAAGGGATTCCACTACTCCGATCATGGTGCCGGCAATGAGGATCTGGTTGCACATTTTTGTGTGTTGACCTGCACCGGCTTTACCCATGAGCTGGATATTACTGCCTATTATTTCAAAGAGCGGGCTGACTTCGTCAAAAGTTTTCTGCTCACCGCCGACCATGATGGCGAGTGTAGCGTTACGTGCGCCGAGATCTCCGCCGGAAACAGGTGCATCAAGCGCGCCCACCCCTTTGGCTGCGGCTTCTTCGGCAATGCGTTCCGCCAAAGCTGGCTCGGAAGTAGTCATGTCGACAATTATTTTACCTGCGTCCACATTTGCCAGTACTCCGTTTTCGCCGAGAATGGTCTGTTCCACATCAACGGGATAACCGACAATGGTAAAGATTATATCCGCTTGTTTGGCAACTTCCGCCGGGGATTCGCACCATGTCGCGCCTTCGGCTACCAGTTCATCTGCCTTGGATTTGGTGCGGTTGTATACAAATGCTTCATTGCCGGCCGTGAGCAGGTGCATGCACATGGAACTGCCCATTACGCCTGTTCCGATCCATCCGATTTTTTTTGTCATGTTGTTTGTCCTCATAATTAAGCAGCTTAAACGATTAGGTATTCCAAAGAGACTTAGCTCTCCAATATTCTATTTATATAGTGCGTAAGCCGTAGCTCCGACCATGAGTACCACCATGGAAATGTTTACCGTATGGCGGACTATCGGTGAGCGCAGCATTTTTATAAACGATTCGCCTGCAAAGCACCACAGGGAGTGGAACAGGGCAGCGCCGCAGGTAAAGGTGCCCACAAAGATTATGATTTCCGTGATCCTGTTTGCGCCGGGATCTACAAATTGAGCGAAAGCCGATACAGTCATGGCATAGTGCTTAGGATTAAGCGGGTGCAGGGCCAGCCCTTCAACGAATTTAAACGCTTTCGGTTTTGCAGAAGACTCTGCCTGCATATTCAAAACTTTCCATGCAAGGTAGAGGATATATACCAATCCCCCGATTTTGAGCACAGATGATACCTGCGGGTAGGCTAAAAATAGTTTCGCCAGCCCCATTGCAGACAGAAAATCCATAATCATTCCGCCGATAATTACCCCGGAAAGAAATGGAATGGAGCGTTTGAAGCCTACAGTCTGGCCAAGAGCCATGGATGCGATGTTGCCCGGACCGGGGGTTCCGGTCATGACAATTACAAATATAAGGAAAGCCCAGAAATTTTCTTGCATTATTTTTTCTCCGTTAGCTTAAGCCCTTTTCCTTGCATCCCTTCCTAAGCCTTACCTCTTTGGGGTAATACTTTTAGTATCGGTAAAAAAGGGTTTAAGAATCCCTAAACCTTTTACAACGCTTCGCGTTTTTGTCTGGTTGGCTGGGGTTTATTTAATGAGTTTTGGACGTTGTCCGGACAACGTTCTACAAAGAATAGTGGATGTATTTGGTAAAGCAGTGGGATGATTGTGTGCTTTTCGTTGCGTAATTGTATTCATATGCTTGACATTGTGTGCAGTCAAAGGAATTATTGTCTGCATGACAAAATGGATACCGGAATTGGAAGAAACCACACGGCCCAAGTTCAAGCTGTTGGCCGATGCTATTGAGCGTGATGTTTATGCCGGGAAACTTAATCCCGGAGACAAGCTGCCCACCCACCGTGATCTGGCTGATGATCTGAAGATGAACGTGAGCACAGTGACCAGAGGTTACGCCGAGGCTGAAAAGCGTGGGCTCGTCTGCGGTACCGTGGGGCGGGGGACCTTCATTGCTTCCGATGCGATCACCTCGCCATCAATGGTTTCTTTTGAACCTTACGCACCGGGAATGATCGAACTGGGCATGGTCAACACCTTTTATGATCTGGACCCGGACATTCAGGAAGGTATGAAACGGCTGACCCGCCGCCGCAATTTGAATGCATTTTTGCGCTATACTGACCCACAGGGACTGCCGGAGCACCGTGAGGTAGGTGCAGAATGGGCAAAGCGCTATCGTCTGAATACATCTGCGGGTAACGTTCTTGTCTGTTCCGGGGCGCAGCATGCTTTGACCTGTTGCCTGAGCAGCCTGTTCAGGTCCGGTGACCGTATTGCCACTGATGCTCTGATTTATCCGGGCATGAAAACCCTTTCCAATATGCTCGGTATCAGGTTGGTTCCTGTTCCTATGGATGATCAGGGCATGATTCCGGAACAGCTGGACAGAATTTGTCGTCGTGAAAGGATCGCTGGGGTTTCATTAATGCCCGGCGTGCAGAACCCCACTTCCATCTGCATGCCTTTTGAGCGGCGGGAACAGATCGCCATGATCGCCTGTAACCATGACCTGACCATTATTGAAGACGATGCCTATGCTCTTACAGTGGAAAGTGATCTCCCCCCTGTTGCATCGCTTGCTCCGGAACGAAGTGTATTTATTGCCGGGGTTTCTAAATCAATTGCTGTTGGTTTGCGGGTTGCTTTCATGGTTGCGCAGGGTGAGAGGTTCAAGCATTTGGCTCATGCCATTCTTAATTCCGTGTGGATGACGCCGCCCCTTAACGCAGAACTGCTTTGCCAGTGGATAACGGACGGAACAGCGGATATAACCGTAAAGCTCAAACGACAGGCCGCATTTCATCGTTTTGAAGCGGTTAAGGATCTTTTGGGTGATATGGGACTGGGAGTTAATCCAAGCGGTTTTTTCCTTTGGCTTACCCTGCCTGAACCATGGAAAGGCTATATGGTCGAATCCCGCGCGCGCGAGGCAGGTCTGAATATTTTCGGAGCTGAAAAATTCGCCGTGGGCGGTGGTGTCGTTCCGTCCAACATCAGGCTTTCTCTGAGCGGCCCGAAGGATATTGCGGAATTGAGGAAGGGGTTGAAGATATTGAAAGAGGTTTTGGGGTAGGGTAAAGGGAGCCCGGTCTCCCCTTGCTATATATTATTTTTTTATTGTTTCTACGACAGCAGTTGCTTTACGTCTTTTTGCCACTTTAACAGGAATAAATTTTCCTGTTTTGGCACATCTTCCAATTTTTACAGTCTTTTTTGACATGGAAGCTCCTGGCTAGCCGATATTCCTATTGCACAACTTCCCCGCCACATGGTAGCTCTGACTTAGTTTACAGGCAGGCTTTCCGGGATGCTTTTGGGAAGCTTTTGTGCCAGCGACCCCGACTAGTTTATAGGTCGCTTTAGAAAGGCTCCCTCATTGCCGTGAAGGAGCCTTTTTAAGGTCTTAAGAATAGAATAGTTTTCTTACGTTTTTATGGCCTACATGTTTGGCAAGAAGTCGATAGTTGTTTTTCTCATATCTTATGCGTCCAGCGACAATTGCAGGGTTAATATCTGCTTCTCTTGATAATTTTATGACATCTTCTATTTTTGATGTTTGCTTTGCTTTAGATTTAATCCAAAGCTCATTCGGTATTAGTGCTTCTTGAGCAAGTGTGTCTGCTTCTATTTCTTTTTCGTTAAGAGCAGAATTGACATCTAAATCATCAATTATGCAATCATCTTGAGTTAACAAGTGATTAAGGCATAAATGAGATAATTCATGCATAAGTGTAAACCAGAAGTTATCTGTTCTATCGTATCTTATGCTCATCCCAATTACAGGGGTATCTTGGTTATCGAATAAAACGACAGCATCAACATACGTTTTTTTTAGATGTGGTACAGTGACGAGTTTGATTCCTTTGCTTAGCAAATATTCTTGTACAACTATTGGTCCCTTTGATGTTACGCTTAAATGTGCAATTTTTCTCAAAAAAGAGATGTCTAGTTCTTTTTGGTTATACTTTCCGTTGAGTTTTTTTTGCTTTGATTCAGCTAAAACTTTTAAAACCCATGCCTGAATTGCAAATGGATCGTCTTTAGCATTTCTACGAGATCCTTGACGAAAGCAACTTTGCGTAGTGAACAGGCTTTCTTTGCCTGCCTGAGTTGCAAGCTCGCGTATAATTTCTTCTTGCTGGGTTTTGGGATCAAAGCCAAGGATCCATTCCCGGGATACAATTTCGTTCACTGGAAATTGATTCCAGTTTATATCTTGACCATCTTCAGGGAATGTTCCGTCTTCTTGAATCAATATCTCTGCAGGAATTGATAAACCAATGTGCAGAGCTCTAATCATAGAAAGTGTTAAGTTGCGTTTTCCGTTTAATACTTCGGAGACTTTTGATTTGCTCCCAATATATGGGATTAAGTCTGCCTGTTTGAGGCCTCGTTCATCCATTACAAATTTAATAGCTTCAATGGGTGAAGGAGGCGGTACTGGATGGTTTCTTTCTTCATAAACAGTGACTAGAGTCAGTAGGACATCTAGTTCATTTCCTTCGGGGGTGCCGGGCGCAGCTCCCCAAAGAGTCTCTATACGCTCGAGGGCGAATTCATAATCGCCTTCTGTATTAACAGGGCGGATACTCATGTTTCACCTCCAAAGGGTTAATTTTATCATATTCTTTGTGTCTGCCGAACCATTTTACGTAGGCTTGCTGTCGTGTGAAGTCGACATTGACAATTAATCTGAAATTATTGCCTTTAATATTAAAAACAATAATACCATCTGCAATTAGGTCTGCTGATCGAAAGACATCCTTTAATTCCATAAAATGGTTGAAGGTATGCTTCCTCATGATACCTACCCATGTGCGAAGAGCTTGATCTGCTTCTGGGTAGCACTCTCGATAAGCGTTAATTGTTTTTGTTGCTATGACGTTCACAAATACAAACTAAGTTCCCTTTTTGGGAATGTCAAGAGAGTTCCCAAAAAAGGATAATCCTCACGATGAAGATTTTAATCTCTTGCCATTATCCACAGTCCCTGTGTAACTTCTTTACTTATGGGACACATAATAGGAAAAGATATCTATCGTCAGTTGGGTGACAAAGTAGACGGTACCACCGTGCGCATGCCGTGGTCTGATTCCATGCGTGAAATGCTCACGGCACTGTATTCCCCTGCGGAAGCGGAGTTGATTGTTCGTATGCCTTACCGCCCCTCTTCTCTTGAACGTATTTCAAAGTTAACCGGTATTGACGAACACACATTGCGTAACATGCTTGAATCCATGTGCCATAAAGGGTTGGTTTGCGACCTTTGGGAGCAGGACCGCTATCTTTATATGATCAGTCCCTTTGTCATCGGTTTTTTCGAATTCACAATGATGCGCACCAAGGGCGAGCTTGATTCTGCAAAATGGGCCGAGCTGTTCCATAATTATATGTTCGGGGATAAGAGTTTCTTAGATGCCAATTTCGGAAACGGTGAACAGGTCTCAGTTATGCGCGCCCTGCCACACGAAGGGACCATCCGCAATGTGGATCATGTGGAGGTGCTTGATTATGAAAAGGCTTCCGCACTGATCGCTCAGCAGGACCGTTTTGCAGTCGGTCTTTGTTCCTGCCGCCATGAGAAAATGCATCTCGGGGAACAGAAATGCGGCATCGACCTCGAAACCTGTACTTCCATGGGTGATGCCGCCGATTTCCTTATCCGCAACAATTTTGCGCGTGAGATATGCCGTTCGGAAATGGATGATATCATGGCCCGTTCTCGGGAACTGGGCTTTACTCTGACCAGCGATAATGTCCGTGAGAATGTCGGGTTCCTGTGTCATTGCTGTGGCTGCTGCTGCAACCTGATGAACGGCATCAAATATTCCGGCTATCCGGGAGTCGTTGTTTCCTCCACCTTCATTGCTGAAATTGAGCTTGCGGACTGCAACGGCTGCGGAAAATGCGCCCGGGCCTGTCCCATTGAAGCCATCTCTATCAAAAAAGAAAATATTCCCGGATCGGATAAGCCGCGCCGTTATGCTGAGATCAACAAGGAAATTTGTCTCGGCTGCGGGGTTTGTGCCCTTAAATGCCCTACAGGGGCTATGCAGATGGATAAACGCGAACAACGGGTTATTCATCCTGAAGACAGTTTTGAGCGGGTTATTTTACAATCCCTTGAGCGCGGAACCCTACAGAATTTGATTTTCGACAACCCCAACAGCCGTAGTGAAGATTTCATGCGTTCCCTGCTGGGGGGATTCCTGAAACTTTCCCCGGTAAAGAAAAGTTTGATGGGTGACAAGTTGCGGTCTCGTTTTCTTGGAGTTTTGCGTAAGGCTACTTCCTCATAAATATTTTCCCGTTTTTCTTTTTCCTGTACCCCGTTCGTAACTTTATGGCTTGCTGTAAGGTGATATTCTGATATTATTGTCCCTGTATCTTTTCCGGGTATGCGTTTCCATTTCACAAACGAAATTTTCTGTT encodes the following:
- the mtnN gene encoding 5'-methylthioadenosine/S-adenosylhomocysteine nucleosidase codes for the protein MKIGIIAAMEEELVLLVNKLDGASTESFGQFTYHTGKINGVEVALFLCGIGKVNAAVGTTLLLDKFKPDYLINTGVAGAFPGNINIGDIVVSSEVRHYDADATAFDYEMGQIPQMPAAYKADKLLLGLAQKAWINEGGISVHQGPVLSGDSFIHTPQQISQIENKFPDVMAVEMEGAAIAQTGFLFNVPFILIRSISDKVHEEGSSAVYEQSMEQAAANSVRMVLSMLEEL
- a CDS encoding S-ribosylhomocysteine lyase, producing the protein MNKIESFKIDHTRLKRGIYVSRRDKIGSENITTFDLRVKEPNNEPALDPAAAHTLEHIGATFLRNHAEYGDNIIYFGPMGCLTGFYLLLNGRYDSKDALGLIKELFKFAAEFEGEVPGASAVECGNYALMDLPLAKEEAAKYYAEVLDGIAEDNLNYPE
- a CDS encoding type II toxin-antitoxin system death-on-curing family toxin, producing the protein MKVLYLDITHAIEIHDYIISESGGTHGVLNSGILESVLEHIKNDLYYPEFLDKITHLCFSINKNHAFNDGNKRTSIALSAFFISLNGYDHCISLFIQEMENFVVWIAENKISKELLREIIEDIIMGEFREETQIAVINAISDQS
- a CDS encoding DNA-binding protein, giving the protein MAEITSLTQSSIDRQNILNNPFAIEKLQETIGLVGFQWKGCPVFLKQQVADFLEVDVRTIERYLSTHGEELEKNGYTLLKGKSLKDFKHLSKLADINVGQSAQSLGIFNFKSVLNLAMLLTESEKAKIIRSRILSIVIDTIAHKSGGRTKYINQRDEDYLPAAFQEENYRKQFTDAVDKYIHAPKWKYGKYTNLVYESIFKENAKEYKKILNLAAKEKVRDTLYAEVLDLIASFEAGLAAELETKAGELGRPLTAQEANTTFIRFAEQPLFKPLIIKARTKMASRDLCFRDALHSKLEAYIQSVPESDFERFLGEKSKDLKERINENIAVFKRLKDK
- a CDS encoding NAD(P)-dependent oxidoreductase, coding for MTKKIGWIGTGVMGSSMCMHLLTAGNEAFVYNRTKSKADELVAEGATWCESPAEVAKQADIIFTIVGYPVDVEQTILGENGVLANVDAGKIIVDMTTSEPALAERIAEEAAAKGVGALDAPVSGGDLGARNATLAIMVGGEQKTFDEVSPLFEIIGSNIQLMGKAGAGQHTKMCNQILIAGTMIGVVESLLYAYKAGMDLNEVIDVIGSGAAGSWSINNLGRRIADDDFNPGFFIKHFVKDMGIALDEAKRMNLSLPGLALVNQFYISAMALGYEELGTQALYKVLEKMNGK
- a CDS encoding LysE family translocator codes for the protein MQENFWAFLIFVIVMTGTPGPGNIASMALGQTVGFKRSIPFLSGVIIGGMIMDFLSAMGLAKLFLAYPQVSSVLKIGGLVYILYLAWKVLNMQAESSAKPKAFKFVEGLALHPLNPKHYAMTVSAFAQFVDPGANRITEIIIFVGTFTCGAALFHSLWCFAGESFIKMLRSPIVRHTVNISMVVLMVGATAYALYK
- a CDS encoding PLP-dependent aminotransferase family protein: MTKWIPELEETTRPKFKLLADAIERDVYAGKLNPGDKLPTHRDLADDLKMNVSTVTRGYAEAEKRGLVCGTVGRGTFIASDAITSPSMVSFEPYAPGMIELGMVNTFYDLDPDIQEGMKRLTRRRNLNAFLRYTDPQGLPEHREVGAEWAKRYRLNTSAGNVLVCSGAQHALTCCLSSLFRSGDRIATDALIYPGMKTLSNMLGIRLVPVPMDDQGMIPEQLDRICRRERIAGVSLMPGVQNPTSICMPFERREQIAMIACNHDLTIIEDDAYALTVESDLPPVASLAPERSVFIAGVSKSIAVGLRVAFMVAQGERFKHLAHAILNSVWMTPPLNAELLCQWITDGTADITVKLKRQAAFHRFEAVKDLLGDMGLGVNPSGFFLWLTLPEPWKGYMVESRAREAGLNIFGAEKFAVGGGVVPSNIRLSLSGPKDIAELRKGLKILKEVLG
- a CDS encoding ImmA/IrrE family metallo-endopeptidase, which translates into the protein MSIRPVNTEGDYEFALERIETLWGAAPGTPEGNELDVLLTLVTVYEERNHPVPPPSPIEAIKFVMDERGLKQADLIPYIGSKSKVSEVLNGKRNLTLSMIRALHIGLSIPAEILIQEDGTFPEDGQDINWNQFPVNEIVSREWILGFDPKTQQEEIIRELATQAGKESLFTTQSCFRQGSRRNAKDDPFAIQAWVLKVLAESKQKKLNGKYNQKELDISFLRKIAHLSVTSKGPIVVQEYLLSKGIKLVTVPHLKKTYVDAVVLFDNQDTPVIGMSIRYDRTDNFWFTLMHELSHLCLNHLLTQDDCIIDDLDVNSALNEKEIEADTLAQEALIPNELWIKSKAKQTSKIEDVIKLSREADINPAIVAGRIRYEKNNYRLLAKHVGHKNVRKLFYS
- a CDS encoding type II toxin-antitoxin system HigB family toxin; the protein is MRKHTFNHFMELKDVFRSADLIADGIIVFNIKGNNFRLIVNVDFTRQQAYVKWFGRHKEYDKINPLEVKHEYPPC
- a CDS encoding 4Fe-4S dicluster domain-containing protein translates to MGHIIGKDIYRQLGDKVDGTTVRMPWSDSMREMLTALYSPAEAELIVRMPYRPSSLERISKLTGIDEHTLRNMLESMCHKGLVCDLWEQDRYLYMISPFVIGFFEFTMMRTKGELDSAKWAELFHNYMFGDKSFLDANFGNGEQVSVMRALPHEGTIRNVDHVEVLDYEKASALIAQQDRFAVGLCSCRHEKMHLGEQKCGIDLETCTSMGDAADFLIRNNFAREICRSEMDDIMARSRELGFTLTSDNVRENVGFLCHCCGCCCNLMNGIKYSGYPGVVVSSTFIAEIELADCNGCGKCARACPIEAISIKKENIPGSDKPRRYAEINKEICLGCGVCALKCPTGAMQMDKREQRVIHPEDSFERVILQSLERGTLQNLIFDNPNSRSEDFMRSLLGGFLKLSPVKKSLMGDKLRSRFLGVLRKATSS